One genomic window of Chitinophagaceae bacterium includes the following:
- a CDS encoding extracellular solute-binding protein — protein sequence MHCSIRACLLLLVFFSLNACSSQEEKKKELLFWCSNNPREIAFGTQWTTSWNTLHAESPVHIQPVPEGNSSEEVILAAVVGKTTPDIYANMWQGNVEMYARAGALIALDTLNGFWEFMNERCDSDVIKEITSSDGHIYQVPWKVNPFLTIYNKDLLRENGIDELPRTYSSYRNAAKVYKNNNAAKGLTGQWFGYTEVKAIWYQRLFNFYPLYLAASNGAPLIINNKAAFNNRYAVEVFRFLQSLYSDGYFSRENLAAASDPFVAEQIVTKWTGPWEISYLNSLPDRHFGFDFYEPIVPDDHEGPVHTYADPKNMVVFNTCTHPQIAWDFIETMVDKEGDLQLLEITGQLPRRKNLQTDPYYSNYFSKNPMLITFAKQLPYLKGVDNCEVIVEVLDIISQEYETCVVFGKKTPEQAIADAERAVNVLLGDNEIAVKN from the coding sequence ATGCATTGTTCCATTCGTGCCTGCTTGTTATTGCTTGTTTTTTTTTCTTTGAACGCCTGTAGTTCTCAGGAAGAAAAGAAAAAGGAATTGCTTTTCTGGTGCTCCAATAATCCACGGGAAATTGCATTTGGAACACAATGGACAACAAGCTGGAATACGCTTCATGCTGAAAGTCCGGTTCACATTCAACCTGTTCCTGAAGGAAATTCAAGTGAAGAAGTGATACTTGCCGCTGTGGTAGGTAAAACAACACCTGACATCTATGCCAATATGTGGCAGGGAAATGTAGAAATGTATGCACGTGCAGGTGCTTTGATTGCACTGGATACGCTGAACGGTTTTTGGGAATTTATGAATGAACGTTGTGACAGTGACGTGATAAAAGAAATTACCAGTTCAGACGGACATATCTACCAGGTTCCATGGAAAGTAAATCCCTTCCTTACAATTTATAACAAAGACCTGCTGCGTGAAAACGGAATTGATGAACTTCCGAGAACTTACAGCAGCTACCGCAACGCAGCTAAAGTTTATAAAAACAACAACGCAGCGAAAGGATTAACCGGACAATGGTTTGGTTATACCGAAGTAAAAGCAATCTGGTACCAGCGACTTTTTAATTTTTACCCGCTCTATCTTGCAGCTTCAAATGGGGCACCATTAATTATAAACAACAAAGCAGCATTCAATAACAGATATGCAGTGGAGGTTTTTCGTTTTCTGCAAAGCTTGTATAGTGATGGCTATTTTTCCAGAGAAAACCTTGCGGCGGCAAGTGATCCTTTTGTTGCGGAGCAGATCGTTACAAAATGGACAGGTCCCTGGGAAATTTCTTATTTAAATAGTTTGCCAGACAGACATTTCGGTTTTGATTTTTATGAACCCATCGTTCCTGACGATCATGAAGGTCCGGTTCATACCTATGCTGACCCAAAGAATATGGTAGTGTTCAATACCTGTACGCATCCGCAAATTGCATGGGACTTTATCGAGACCATGGTGGATAAGGAAGGTGATCTGCAATTACTGGAGATAACCGGACAATTGCCACGGCGAAAGAACCTGCAAACTGATCCGTACTACAGCAATTACTTCAGCAAGAATCCAATGCTGATAACTTTCGCGAAGCAGTTGCCGTATTTAAAAGGAGTTGATAATTGTGAAGTGATTGTGGAAGTCCTCGACATCATTTCACAGGAATATGAAACCTGTGTAGTGTTTGGAAAAAAAACACCGGAACAGGCCATAGCAGATGCTGAAAGGGCGGTAAATGTTTTGTTAGGAGATAATGAAATTGCCGTTAAGAATTAG
- a CDS encoding Gfo/Idh/MocA family oxidoreductase, translating to MPDKALHIGIVGAGGFAHFAAVAFLNVPGISIVAVSDTNESAANEFGTKFNASVYADYALFLKDSRIELIYIATPPYLHFQQSKLALMAGKHVICEKPAALHAEQAEELAVLAAQLQLLYVVNLMQRYNPLFETVKMICDKKMLGNFLHGFFENYASDENLGPKHWFWDEEKSGGIFIEHAVHFFDLFEGWLDEGKVVNAIALQRPGVGKKITDRVQATVLYQDGIVNFYHGFDQPKILDRQEMRLQFERGEITLYGWIPVKIKLHGLLLHHHLEILQNQLEGAKIEQQDADYPEVQLTRGRFQEVLFDHHVTIHYGNEMEKQDRYRQMLTAMITDQWKWIVNKNHVRVIAERNALQSLKMAETAQRLSKETKN from the coding sequence TTGCCTGATAAAGCATTACATATCGGAATCGTTGGCGCAGGCGGCTTCGCACATTTTGCTGCTGTAGCATTTTTGAATGTGCCAGGCATTAGCATTGTGGCTGTTTCAGACACTAATGAAAGTGCTGCAAATGAATTCGGAACAAAATTTAATGCATCGGTTTATGCTGATTATGCATTGTTTCTGAAAGACAGCAGGATTGAACTCATTTATATTGCAACGCCACCTTATCTGCATTTTCAGCAATCGAAACTTGCATTGATGGCTGGTAAGCATGTGATCTGCGAGAAGCCTGCAGCATTGCATGCTGAACAAGCAGAAGAACTGGCAGTTTTAGCAGCGCAGTTACAACTGCTGTATGTAGTGAACCTCATGCAACGCTACAATCCTTTATTTGAAACAGTGAAAATGATTTGTGACAAAAAAATGCTTGGAAATTTTCTCCATGGTTTTTTTGAAAACTATGCAAGCGATGAAAACCTGGGTCCAAAGCATTGGTTTTGGGACGAAGAAAAAAGTGGAGGTATATTTATAGAACATGCTGTTCATTTCTTCGATCTGTTTGAAGGTTGGTTGGATGAAGGAAAAGTAGTGAATGCAATAGCACTGCAGCGACCTGGTGTAGGTAAAAAGATAACCGATCGCGTGCAGGCCACTGTTCTTTACCAGGATGGAATCGTTAATTTTTATCATGGCTTCGATCAACCTAAAATACTGGACCGGCAGGAGATGCGGTTGCAGTTTGAGCGGGGAGAGATTACCTTGTATGGATGGATCCCGGTGAAGATCAAATTGCACGGATTGTTGCTCCATCATCACCTTGAAATTCTTCAAAACCAATTGGAAGGTGCAAAGATCGAGCAGCAGGATGCTGATTATCCGGAAGTGCAATTGACCCGTGGCAGATTTCAGGAGGTTTTGTTTGATCATCATGTTACTATTCATTATGGAAATGAAATGGAAAAGCAGGACCGTTACCGGCAAATGCTAACGGCAATGATTACGGATCAATGGAAGTGGATCGTAAATAAAAATCATGTACGTGTAATTGCTGAACGGAATGCACTACAATCATTGAAAATGGCGGAGACTGCACAACGATTGTCTAAAGAAACAAAGAACTGA
- a CDS encoding sugar ABC transporter permease, which yields MSEESVTIKKSRRQFSVSRKKLLPYLLVSPYILNVIVFVFFPVFFCFFLTFNKWNIIGPMHFIGIDNYVRLFNDRLFWKAIGNTLKFLLLHIPLQLIVSLFLAYLLNQQIKAIAFFRASFFMPVIVSGVVITILWQQLLGYDSGLINRLITDIGLPKVGWLVNPDVAIYSIAIMATWKNVGLYVILFLVGLQTVPPQYYEAAKLEGANRWQQFYHITLPMINPTIFMVVILSTIGGFSLFIEPYVMTGGGPMNQTLSAVLYIYKQAFQFYNMGYSSTLGFFYAIMIMTVVVLQKKYIERED from the coding sequence ATGTCGGAAGAATCAGTCACCATCAAAAAAAGCAGGAGACAGTTTTCGGTTTCGCGAAAAAAGTTGCTTCCGTATCTGCTCGTGTCGCCTTATATACTCAACGTTATTGTCTTTGTATTCTTTCCTGTTTTCTTCTGCTTCTTCCTCACGTTCAATAAATGGAACATCATTGGCCCGATGCATTTTATCGGTATTGATAATTATGTGCGGTTATTCAATGACCGTTTATTCTGGAAAGCAATTGGCAACACTTTGAAATTTTTATTGCTGCACATTCCTTTGCAACTCATTGTTTCCCTTTTTCTCGCTTACCTGCTCAACCAACAAATCAAAGCAATTGCATTTTTCAGGGCTTCTTTCTTTATGCCGGTGATTGTTTCCGGTGTTGTAATTACCATATTGTGGCAACAATTATTGGGTTATGATTCAGGATTGATCAATAGGTTGATTACCGATATCGGGCTCCCCAAAGTTGGGTGGTTGGTGAATCCTGATGTGGCCATTTATTCCATTGCTATTATGGCTACGTGGAAGAATGTTGGATTGTATGTGATCCTTTTTCTGGTGGGATTACAAACGGTTCCGCCGCAATATTATGAAGCTGCGAAGCTGGAAGGCGCCAACCGCTGGCAGCAATTTTATCATATCACGTTGCCGATGATCAATCCGACCATTTTTATGGTGGTAATATTATCAACGATAGGAGGATTTTCACTTTTCATCGAGCCATACGTCATGACCGGTGGCGGACCCATGAATCAAACATTGTCAGCGGTTCTTTACATCTACAAGCAGGCGTTTCAATTTTATAACATGGGTTATTCTTCAACACTTGGTTTTTTCTATGCTATTATGATAATGACTGTGGTAGTGTTGCAGAAGAAATACATTGAGAGGGAAGATTAA
- a CDS encoding carbohydrate ABC transporter permease, with the protein MQKNKSIGTFLLYAALGIAALTFIYPFIWMIGASFSPESEIGKLSFLPTKPTWSNFITMMSKIPIERSLFNSLLIAVITTGIVLVTGSMVGYALAKLKFKGRQLIFYVIVFTMSLPFQITLIPNYITMVNLRLVDTYAALIIPFGVSAFAILMFRQAFQGLPQALIDAARLDGCNELQIIFRILWPNIKPTLVTVAILTFIGSWNEVLWPLIVIRNEQLMTMPQLVTLFAVGGRADSQLGVKISAAVLLALPVMIAFLFFQKHFIQSMASTGMKD; encoded by the coding sequence ATGCAAAAGAATAAATCCATTGGGACTTTTCTCCTGTATGCTGCTTTGGGAATAGCCGCTCTTACTTTTATTTATCCTTTTATCTGGATGATTGGAGCTTCCTTTTCGCCTGAGAGTGAAATCGGCAAACTGAGTTTCTTGCCCACAAAACCAACCTGGTCAAACTTCATCACTATGATGAGCAAGATTCCAATTGAACGTTCCCTGTTCAACAGTCTGCTGATTGCGGTAATTACAACAGGTATCGTGCTGGTGACAGGTTCAATGGTTGGTTATGCACTTGCTAAATTGAAATTCAAAGGTCGTCAGTTGATCTTTTACGTGATTGTATTCACCATGTCGCTGCCGTTTCAAATCACACTCATTCCGAATTATATCACAATGGTGAATCTCCGGTTGGTTGACACGTATGCTGCATTGATCATTCCGTTCGGCGTAAGCGCTTTCGCGATTTTAATGTTCAGGCAGGCCTTCCAGGGATTACCGCAGGCTTTGATTGACGCGGCAAGGCTGGATGGTTGTAATGAATTGCAGATCATCTTCCGTATCCTGTGGCCCAATATCAAACCAACATTGGTGACGGTTGCCATCCTCACTTTCATTGGTTCCTGGAATGAAGTACTGTGGCCATTGATTGTGATTCGCAATGAGCAACTAATGACCATGCCACAATTAGTAACCTTGTTCGCGGTGGGAGGTAGAGCCGACTCGCAATTGGGCGTGAAAATTTCCGCAGCGGTCTTGCTTGCATTACCTGTAATGATTGCCTTCCTGTTTTTTCAAAAACATTTCATACAAAGCATGGCCTCAACCGGCATGAAAGATTAA
- a CDS encoding glycoside hydrolase family 130 protein, with protein sequence MKITKSPVQLFASPKAVILQYLSLPGSERIHHVINRLEKFSEEEVNGLLLKVAADFSSRHRNINEIFKQHFDRTEKQFGKSLDHFSANRKLLLGSFFTKEYSIQAAALFNPSIVAHPDQSQLSKGQQRFVMSLRATGEGHISSIAFKSGIVDENGNVVLDNPALFATRLEKNADALYSKAFVLKCAGAFPEFKSSVLEMLPEQFTAAVAMEVLSSIAAKDLAVENSISIIENILDSNYELHSSAALPLNEKVIFPGGKAESMGMEDVRFVKFTDNDETTYYGTYTAYNGHRIQTQMIQTKDFDIFQIRKLYGDAISDKGMALFPEKINGKYVMISRQGGEVMNIMYTDDLYRWDEYRLLLEPRFHWEIVQSGNCGSPVKTSEGWLLLTHGVGALRTYVIGAILLDLYDPSIVIKRLYEPLLIADEAEREGYVPNVVYTCGLMLHGSKLIIPYAVSDAATAFVTIELNELLNEMKP encoded by the coding sequence ATGAAGATTACAAAGAGTCCTGTACAATTGTTTGCGTCACCAAAGGCAGTCATTCTCCAGTATTTGAGTCTGCCGGGAAGTGAGCGTATTCACCATGTGATCAATCGGCTGGAAAAGTTTTCTGAAGAGGAAGTGAATGGATTGCTTTTAAAAGTTGCGGCTGATTTTTCATCACGTCACAGAAACATTAATGAAATATTTAAGCAGCATTTCGACCGGACGGAAAAACAATTTGGAAAAAGCCTGGATCATTTTTCAGCAAATAGAAAATTGTTACTGGGTTCTTTTTTTACGAAGGAATATTCCATTCAGGCGGCTGCACTCTTCAACCCTTCTATCGTTGCTCATCCTGATCAATCGCAGTTAAGCAAAGGGCAACAACGTTTTGTGATGAGTCTGCGGGCCACCGGTGAAGGCCATATTTCTTCCATTGCTTTTAAGAGCGGTATTGTTGATGAAAATGGAAATGTAGTTCTTGATAATCCGGCTTTATTCGCCACCCGTTTGGAGAAGAATGCAGATGCGTTATACAGCAAAGCCTTTGTGTTGAAATGTGCAGGGGCATTTCCTGAATTTAAAAGCAGTGTTCTTGAAATGCTACCAGAACAATTTACTGCAGCAGTGGCGATGGAAGTATTATCCAGCATAGCAGCGAAGGATTTAGCGGTAGAAAACAGTATATCAATTATTGAAAATATACTGGATAGCAATTATGAACTGCATTCATCTGCAGCATTACCATTGAATGAAAAAGTAATTTTCCCAGGTGGGAAGGCCGAAAGCATGGGCATGGAAGATGTGCGGTTTGTGAAATTTACAGACAATGATGAAACCACCTATTATGGAACGTATACTGCTTACAACGGTCACAGGATTCAGACGCAAATGATCCAAACCAAAGACTTTGACATTTTCCAAATAAGAAAATTATATGGTGATGCAATTAGTGATAAAGGAATGGCTTTGTTTCCTGAAAAGATAAACGGCAAATACGTGATGATCTCCAGGCAAGGTGGTGAAGTAATGAACATCATGTATACTGATGACTTATACAGATGGGATGAGTACAGATTGTTGCTGGAACCTCGTTTCCACTGGGAAATAGTACAGTCAGGTAATTGCGGCTCACCTGTAAAAACAAGTGAGGGATGGTTATTGCTTACGCATGGTGTTGGTGCTTTGAGAACGTATGTAATAGGTGCAATACTTCTTGACCTGTACGATCCTTCCATTGTAATCAAGAGATTATACGAGCCATTGCTGATCGCTGATGAAGCAGAACGTGAAGGCTATGTTCCAAATGTGGTGTACACCTGTGGATTGATGTTACATGGCAGCAAGCTGATTATTCCCTATGCAGTATCTGATGCAGCAACTGCATTCGTAACAATTGAATTGAATGAATTGCTGAATGAGATGAAACCTTAA
- a CDS encoding glycosidase yields MQQNQHAHIKSDRLIFKPDDVDLSRSPLRNGLKEKTFVLGAFNPGLCRLSNGNLLMMVRIAEALTDPVVNDKAHCIRWEASGNYTTDSWPLQDVVRVDPRKFSIKAYGFPVYALTSLSWLLPVELNADGSRVEMIHYDKIIAPEFASQEYGIEDPRISLIDGRYYMTVCCVSSERHSTMLYASEDGLNYNCMGVVLDHQNKDMLLFEGTIGKKYFALTRPMGECYFASSPGSLYHPGAAIHMATSPDLLHWKPMNQPFIRARRASLSNEKIGGGTPPILTKDGWLILYHGVQQSGGAVGVYRTFWALMDRNDPLKVLRLEDITPLLEANENLTIDIQHQAYLQHVVFTTGIVAHGNDYIIVSGELDLACRITHILKEYFSLEQ; encoded by the coding sequence ATGCAACAGAATCAGCATGCACATATAAAATCAGATCGCTTGATATTCAAGCCGGATGATGTTGATCTGTCTCGTTCACCGCTTCGAAACGGATTGAAAGAAAAAACATTTGTGCTGGGTGCTTTTAATCCTGGTTTGTGTCGTTTATCCAATGGGAATCTGCTGATGATGGTGAGAATTGCAGAAGCACTTACAGATCCTGTTGTAAATGACAAAGCGCATTGTATTCGTTGGGAGGCTTCAGGAAATTATACGACAGACAGTTGGCCATTGCAGGACGTTGTGCGGGTTGATCCGCGTAAGTTCAGCATTAAGGCATATGGATTTCCGGTGTATGCGTTGACTTCATTATCGTGGCTTTTGCCGGTTGAATTAAATGCCGATGGCAGCAGGGTTGAAATGATTCACTACGATAAAATTATCGCGCCTGAATTTGCAAGCCAGGAATATGGCATAGAAGATCCGAGAATTTCATTGATTGATGGGCGATATTACATGACCGTCTGCTGTGTAAGCAGTGAACGGCATTCAACAATGTTATATGCATCGGAAGATGGATTAAATTACAACTGCATGGGCGTTGTGCTCGACCATCAGAATAAAGACATGCTTTTATTTGAAGGAACTATCGGCAAAAAATATTTTGCCTTGACCCGTCCTATGGGTGAATGTTATTTTGCTTCATCGCCGGGTTCGCTGTATCATCCCGGCGCTGCCATACACATGGCCACTTCGCCGGATCTTTTGCATTGGAAACCAATGAATCAGCCATTCATCCGCGCAAGGCGCGCTTCTTTGTCTAACGAAAAAATTGGAGGAGGTACACCACCTATTCTTACCAAAGATGGCTGGTTGATCCTGTACCATGGCGTGCAACAGAGTGGTGGCGCAGTAGGAGTATATAGAACATTTTGGGCATTGATGGATCGTAATGATCCTTTAAAAGTTCTTAGGCTTGAAGACATAACACCATTGCTGGAGGCAAATGAAAACCTGACCATTGATATTCAACACCAGGCGTATTTACAGCATGTTGTTTTTACAACCGGCATTGTCGCACATGGTAATGATTATATTATTGTTTCTGGTGAATTGGATCTTGCCTGTCGCATTACCCATATTTTAAAAGAATATTTTTCGCTTGAGCAGTAA
- the ugpC gene encoding sn-glycerol-3-phosphate ABC transporter ATP-binding protein UgpC: MAEVTLEHLSKIYPGSKKNEAPSKAIDDISFTVKDKEFMVIVGPSGCGKSTLLRMIAGLEDISEGTLSIDGKKINDLDPSNRDIAMVFQNYALYPHMTVYENMAFGLKLKKMRKEEIRERVMHTAKLLEMEGVLERKPKTLSGGQRQRVAIGRAIIRRPKVFLFDEPLSNLDAKLRSQMRIELQKLHHEINATMIYVTHDQTEAMTLGNRIAVLNKGRLMQLDTPMHLYKEPDNKFVAGFIGSPTMNFMSGTIEQQEGFCFIHQAAKFKLSLPDVSASLKNYTGKQVVIGIRPEHILLTGAEDQDQMSDCVLEITAYENMGNEQLVYLSLADQTLIAGRPPNESVAIGEKTGVKFGLDKLVFMDAVSGMVIK, from the coding sequence ATGGCAGAAGTAACATTGGAGCACCTTTCAAAAATTTATCCCGGTAGTAAAAAGAATGAAGCGCCATCAAAGGCCATCGACGATATCTCATTTACAGTGAAAGACAAGGAATTCATGGTGATTGTAGGTCCTTCAGGCTGTGGCAAATCTACATTGCTGAGAATGATTGCCGGTCTTGAAGACATCAGCGAAGGAACACTTTCGATTGATGGAAAAAAAATCAATGACCTCGATCCGAGCAACCGTGACATCGCTATGGTTTTCCAAAATTATGCTTTGTATCCACACATGACTGTGTATGAAAACATGGCATTTGGTCTGAAGCTGAAAAAAATGCGGAAGGAAGAAATTAGAGAAAGAGTGATGCATACAGCAAAATTGCTGGAGATGGAAGGAGTGCTGGAGCGTAAACCAAAAACACTTTCCGGAGGGCAGCGACAACGCGTAGCTATCGGAAGAGCAATCATCAGGCGGCCGAAGGTTTTTTTGTTTGATGAACCACTCAGTAACCTGGATGCAAAACTGAGAAGCCAGATGCGGATTGAATTGCAAAAGCTGCATCATGAAATCAATGCAACAATGATTTATGTAACGCATGATCAGACAGAAGCCATGACGCTGGGCAACAGAATTGCCGTGCTGAATAAAGGAAGACTGATGCAACTGGATACGCCGATGCATTTATACAAGGAGCCCGACAACAAGTTTGTTGCAGGGTTTATAGGATCACCTACCATGAATTTTATGAGCGGCACTATTGAACAGCAGGAAGGTTTTTGTTTTATACACCAGGCAGCAAAATTTAAATTATCACTGCCTGATGTCTCTGCGTCATTAAAAAATTATACGGGCAAGCAAGTGGTGATCGGGATCAGGCCTGAACACATTCTTTTAACAGGTGCTGAAGATCAAGATCAAATGAGCGATTGTGTGCTTGAAATAACAGCGTATGAAAATATGGGCAATGAACAGTTGGTGTATCTTTCTTTAGCTGATCAGACACTTATTGCAGGGAGGCCACCCAATGAATCTGTAGCGATAGGAGAGAAAACCGGGGTAAAGTTCGGGCTGGATAAACTCGTATTCATGGATGCCGTTTCAGGAATGGTTATAAAATAG
- a CDS encoding GIY-YIG nuclease family protein, producing MKDYHFYVYLLTNYKKTVLYTGVTNDLAERILSHFENRGKPKTFTGRYHVFYLLYYEHFQHVDNAIAREKEIKGWTRKKKEDLIRTMNPQFRFLNKELFEEWPPVDDNLG from the coding sequence ATGAAAGACTACCATTTTTATGTATACCTCCTCACCAACTACAAGAAGACAGTTCTCTACACCGGCGTTACCAATGATTTAGCAGAACGTATTCTTAGTCATTTTGAAAACAGAGGCAAGCCAAAAACATTTACCGGCAGGTACCATGTCTTTTACTTGCTTTACTATGAGCACTTTCAGCATGTAGATAACGCTATTGCACGCGAGAAAGAAATCAAAGGATGGACAAGAAAAAAGAAAGAGGATTTGATACGGACGATGAATCCGCAATTCCGTTTTTTAAATAAAGAATTGTTCGAGGAATGGCCGCCTGTGGATGATAATTTAGGTTAA
- the tsaE gene encoding tRNA (adenosine(37)-N6)-threonylcarbamoyltransferase complex ATPase subunit type 1 TsaE, translating to MKNQIKIASLKQLPEVAQQILSSCAGSKIFAFLGEMGSGKTTIIAALCNQLGVQEHISSPTFAIVNEYAGAGIIFHLDLFRLQTIDEALAIGIEEYLSGNEYCFVEWPQLIEPLLPVETVHISITVTEDQQRILTITLP from the coding sequence ATGAAGAATCAAATCAAAATTGCTTCTTTGAAACAACTCCCGGAGGTTGCGCAGCAGATTTTGTCGTCTTGTGCAGGCAGTAAAATTTTCGCATTTTTAGGGGAAATGGGAAGCGGCAAAACAACAATCATTGCTGCATTGTGTAATCAATTAGGAGTGCAGGAACATATTTCAAGTCCTACTTTTGCAATCGTAAATGAATACGCCGGCGCCGGAATAATTTTTCACCTTGATCTCTTTCGCCTGCAAACCATCGATGAAGCCCTTGCAATCGGAATTGAAGAGTATCTTTCGGGAAATGAATATTGTTTTGTTGAGTGGCCACAATTAATTGAACCATTGCTTCCGGTGGAAACTGTCCATATCAGCATAACGGTAACTGAAGATCAACAAAGAATTTTGACGATAACACTGCCATGA
- a CDS encoding alanine dehydrogenase: MSDEKKIKLPEELKSGIGLAPQESLLEVPRKQDQLFVGIPKERHFQENRVALTPGAVSILVGHDHRIIVESKAGEGSHISDTEYSECGAGIAYHAKEIFNAHIILKVAPLSEQEIHMLHPNQIIISPIHLPTVTEHYLELLLQKKVIALAYEYIQDESGSFPIVGSMSEIAGSTAILIAAELLSNLNHGKGILLGGIAGVPPANVVILGAGTVGENAARTAIALGAEVKIFDNSIYKLKRLQRNIGARVFTSIIRQDVLAKALARADVAVGAVHSKSGRAPIIVTEDMVSHMRPGSVIVDVSIDQGGCFETSEVTTHTNPIFKKFDIIHYCVPNIPSRVPRTASQAISNVLTTMLLEASELGGFDKLMSVHPHIRNGVYVYKGTLTNRHLSEKFNMKSTDLNLLFASGM; the protein is encoded by the coding sequence ATGAGTGATGAGAAAAAAATAAAACTGCCGGAAGAACTGAAATCCGGAATTGGTCTGGCTCCACAGGAATCGCTGCTGGAGGTACCCCGGAAACAGGATCAACTTTTTGTTGGTATCCCGAAAGAGCGTCATTTCCAGGAAAACAGGGTTGCACTTACTCCCGGTGCTGTTTCGATATTGGTTGGACATGATCACCGGATTATTGTGGAATCCAAAGCAGGTGAAGGTTCACATATTTCTGATACAGAATATTCCGAATGCGGGGCGGGGATCGCATACCATGCAAAGGAAATTTTTAATGCGCATATCATATTGAAGGTTGCTCCGCTTTCCGAGCAGGAGATTCATATGTTACATCCTAACCAGATTATTATTTCACCCATTCATCTTCCAACTGTCACAGAGCACTATCTGGAATTGTTACTTCAGAAAAAAGTGATTGCACTTGCTTACGAATACATACAGGATGAATCCGGCTCCTTTCCAATTGTTGGAAGCATGAGTGAGATTGCGGGTAGCACCGCCATTTTAATTGCCGCGGAATTATTGAGTAATCTTAATCATGGTAAAGGAATTTTATTAGGTGGCATTGCCGGTGTTCCTCCTGCAAATGTGGTGATACTTGGTGCAGGAACGGTTGGTGAAAATGCCGCGCGTACAGCCATTGCATTAGGTGCTGAAGTAAAAATATTCGACAACTCTATTTATAAATTAAAACGACTTCAACGCAATATTGGCGCAAGGGTGTTCACTTCTATTATCCGGCAGGACGTACTGGCAAAGGCTTTGGCGCGAGCCGATGTAGCGGTGGGAGCAGTGCATTCAAAATCAGGTCGTGCACCCATAATTGTTACCGAAGATATGGTGTCGCACATGCGTCCCGGCTCAGTGATTGTTGATGTAAGTATTGATCAGGGAGGTTGTTTCGAAACATCGGAAGTTACGACGCATACCAATCCGATCTTCAAGAAATTTGACATCATTCATTATTGTGTGCCCAATATTCCCTCTCGCGTTCCAAGAACTGCTTCACAAGCTATCAGTAATGTATTAACCACCATGCTGCTCGAGGCAAGTGAGTTGGGTGGGTTTGATAAGCTGATGAGCGTGCATCCTCACATCCGCAATGGAGTATATGTTTATAAAGGAACACTTACCAATCGCCATCTGAGCGAAAAGTTCAACATGAAGAGTACGGATTTGAATTTGCTTTTTGCTTCAGGAATGTAG